Part of the Nicotiana sylvestris chromosome 2, ASM39365v2, whole genome shotgun sequence genome, CACCGAACAATTCTTATGATTAAAACTTATTTATACACAATATAAGTATTATTTTCCATATATACAACTTATCATTTAATCAGGATTAAGTTAGAACACCTAATGGGAGCAAGTATTACATATATTATCTCGCTAAAGTTGGCACTTTTTCTAAtcatatacataattatacatatataatgcATAAATTATTCATATATTATACTTCAACtggttatttttagtttaagtaaTTGGATGAAcggttatttgggttaattcttctttTATGAATCTGCCTATCAGCCTACGGATTTAATTCCTAAATATCCGAATATTGTAAAACAAATAGTATTGACCAAAATTTTAgtgcatttttcttttcttcttttgaaaagCTAAAAATGGCATATCCATGAAATTTAATGTAAAATCAGGTTAAATTCTTGGAGTCACACAATTCTCCAAAAATCCCATATAGTGACCTCACCAAAATATTTACATTTACAGCTCCCAAAATCCAACTCCTAATAGGAAAAAAGGTGCGACAGTCACCCACTGTTTTGTTCTCTTTGGTTTTCCCTCTTTAAACTTGTTTTGTTGGGTAGAGTATTTTTCTTGTTATTCAATACCTACCAGCCGGCTTCTTAATTCCTATTTTTTCTTTAATCGAATATCGAATTTCATAATTTCTATTTCTTTGTTGAACCCATTAGCATGCCGAATCAGAATTGTCGCAAATTCGATGAAAAGCTGTTTCAACTGATCCATTGATCAGGTGAGTTGAATTTTCCATTGTCTTTATATATGTGTGATCATGGGTTCAATTCAGATTCtcgttttttcttcttttaaatattATAAATATGGGTATTCGGAATTTTAGTGAATTCTGGATTAGATTTTAAGGATTGATTAATTGGGTTCTGTTTTTGGATTGAAATGCCAACAAATTGATGTATTGAGAATTGGTATGTAAATGGGGATTGATTCAGATTTTCATCTGTTGGTTTTATTTTTTAGTTATTTGTTTTAATGGTGAATTGGTTGAGGTGATGACTGTTGACCCAGTTATGTTGACTTTGGGTCACCCGTGGAAATTCTTTTTATTAATCTGGTTTTGTCTGTAGCTTTTACATTAGTACAAAAAGTAGATTTTCATTAAGATTTTAATCCGCTTGCTGATGTTGGGTTAATTTAATTCCATTTTAACATCTAAGGTTCATTCTGTGGATTCAATATTTGTTTATAACATTCTTGCACTGCCATTTATCCTGAAGATTCAGATTGTAGAAGATGGCGACGTTAATTGCGAAACAACGACCATTGAGCAGTCAGAACGCCCCAAGAATGAGAAATCCGTCTAaggtttttaggaagagaaatttTATCCTAAATAATGATgaagaaaaacatggaaaggaCAATGCAGCATCACTGCTCAACGTTACAGAGTTCCCTAATAAGAAACCAAAGCTTTGTTCTGATACTGTCGTCCCCCGTGGCAGAAGAACTATGGCAGAGCAAGTTGGTGTTGTAATCAGGAAAGGGGTACCGGAGGATGCACGTTTATCGGGTGGATTGGGAGAGAGAATAAAAACAGCGCAAAAGCCAAAGAAGAACATGATCACATCGCATCAGAGGACCAAGACAATAGCTACTGGAAAGGAATCTGATGACTCGCGTAGTAGGATGCATCATCGTTCAGCAAAAAAGAAGGAACCAAGTTTTATAAGTTGGGATGACTTCATCAGTGATGACGAAGAAGAGGAGGAGTgcaaagaggaagaagatgaagagcGTTGTTCAGGACCCTTAACGAAATCTCAGATGCCACTTGATGAAGAGTATTGTCCAGGACCCTTAACGAGATCTCAGATGCCACTTGATGAAGCTTTGAATAGTTTAAGAAACTCAGAAAAGTTTTGGAGAACTTCCAAGCAGGAAAAAGTTCTTAAAAATGGACCTATGAGAAATAAAAGGAATGATAAAGTGAAAGATGAGCCTCTCGAATGCAGGGACAGACTTAAACTTTCTACCTCCACAAAAAGCATTCTTCTAAGTGGAAATCCGCAGAGGAAAGGGATGCCTGATAAAGTAAATCTAGAACAATCTCTAGGAACTTCAAGCAAGAAGATGGCTCAAAAAGGAGATAATACAATGAACAAGGTGGAATGTGGAACTGAAGAAAAATGGGGCGCGTGCAAGAAAAAACCAAGTTTGTCCAAGGTTGGAAAAAAAATGCCGGGGACTCAAGAAATTGAAGGCTCAAGGAATAAAAGGGTGCCTGCTAAATTGAATGGAGAAAAATGTCTAGGAACGTCAAGCAAGAAGAAGATTCCTAAAACGATGGACAAGGTGGATGAAAGTGAAGACAAGTGGGATGTGTGCAAGGAAAAGCCAAGTCTGTCCAAGGATGGAAAAAAGACGCTGGAAAATCATGAAAAAGATGCAGAGAATAAAAGGATATCAGTAAGACGTGTTGCTGCCTCATTCAAGAGATACGGTCATGATTATTATGTCGGTGAGTGGGAAGATGATACTGAGGGGTATGAGGTTTTGCCAATAAGCAATGGACATCATATACCAAGTAACACAAGAAGCCAGAGAATTGATGTTTCACATGATCTGAAACCAAATAATAGTCCAAAAGATATAATAAAAAATTCAGAAAAGTTGTCTGCTTGCAGTTCATCACCTTCCTCCTCGTCGTCCTCTGGTTCAACAATTTCAAGAAGTGGAATAGATAGATCTACAAACATGAAGGTCAAGCTCTTTTTATTCATTAATCTTGTAGATTAAATGgaatttcttctccttttcttttgaacTCTTTCAGATGATGACACTTTTTTGTTTAATCATATGCAGGTAAATTTTCAGCCTCCAAAGTGTCATCAATGCAGAAGAAGTGATAGAAGAACTGTTGTTCCTTGTATGAAGTGTAAGGAGAAATTATACTGTATCCAGTGCATCAGGGAATGGTAAATGTCCAATGTGTATCTCTTATCTTGGTGATTGTTCAAATGCTAAAAGATTTCCTTTTAGTATTTCATGAAATTTTAACATCACTTTAAGCTTCCTGCTAATTATTTTTGATGAACAGGTATCCTGAATTGGAAGAAGAGGAAGTTTCAGAGGTTTGTCCATATTGTCGTGGAAAATGTAATTGCAACCTGTGCTTACACTCAAGCGGCACACTTAAGGTTTGTCTTTTCCTTAAATCAACTAAAATGAGCTTGTCGCTTTATCTTCTAATTACGGCTGAATATTTCTTTCCTTGAAGACATCAAGAAGGGATCTCACTGATCGTGAAAAGATTGAGCATTTGCACTATTTGATTATCGAACTCCTCCCCTTTCTGAAAGAAATTCATCAGGAACAAATCCAGGAAATAGAGATGGAGTCTTCTATTCGTGGTATGTCTCTTagtttaaaaaaacaaaacatttgAGTCGGACGAATTGTACATTGATACAGTTTTTATCACAGGGGTATCTTCATCTTCAGTTGAAATTAAACAGTCACTTTATCAAAATGATGAGCGAGTTTACTGGTAATATACTTTTTTCTTGCTATTATGAAATGTTATGTTTGCAGTCCTTATTTTTGGAGGTTTTATACTTAATGATTTTATTGACCTTGGAGCAGCAACAACTGTTCAACTTCAATAATCGATCTTCATCGAAGCTGCCCAAATTGCTCGTATGAGCTCTGTCTAAGTTGCTGCCAAGAGCTGCGGGAAGGCAGATTTCCGGGAAATAGTGATGAAGCAGTTTTCCAGTATTTAGACAGAGGCTATGATTACATGCACGGTGGAGATCTACTGCATGAAAATTTCCATAATATGAAAATTTCACAGGACCAGAAAAAACCAATTACTTGGATTGCTAATTATGATGGTAATATCATGTGTGCTCCTGTAGAAATGGGTGGATGTGGAAATTGTATTTTAGATCTGAAGCATCTGTTGCCGAAAAACTGGATCTCAACTTTGCAAGCAAAAGCGGAAAGAATTCTGATCCAATGCAATTTTGCCCAGATAATTTCTCAGCCAATTTGCACAACTGATGACCCTGAACTGTTACACAAAGCGGCTTCTAGGGTTGGTTCAGATGATAACTGCTTGTATTCCCCTACTGCAAAGGACACTATGAAGGATGACGCACTTTTACACTTTCGCAGACACTGGGCCAAGGGTGAACCGGTGATAGTACGAGATGTTCTTGAGCACACAAGCGGTTTAAGCTGGGAACCAATGGTTATGTGGCGTGCATTATGTGAGAGCACTGATTCAAAGATCCTTACAAGTATGTCAGAAGTAAAGGCTATCGACTGCCTGGCTGGTTGTCAGGTTCTTTCTCATATCTTCTGCATTTTCTACCTCGTGCACAACATTAGTACTTACCATATTCCGCTTAATCCTTTCCTTTCCTTTTAGTAATAAGTATTTTTTCTTCATATTAAAATAGTTGCTTCTTGAATAGCCTCAACTTGTTATTAGAATATAACTATCTGCCATTGTGCTAATGATTAAATTATGTAAAACTTTTGCAGGTTGAAATCAATACTCGAAAGTTTTTTAAAGGCTATACAGAGGGCAGAACGTACAAAAATCTCTGGCCTGAAATGCTCAAACTTAAAGACTGGCCACCATCTGACAAGTTTGAGGATCTCTTGCCTCGCCACTGTGATGAGTTTATCAGTGCTTTGCCATTCCAGGAGTACACAGATCCAAGGATAGGTATTCTGAATCTTGCCGTTAAATTACCAACAGGTGTCTTAAAACCTGACTTGGGTCCAAAGACATACATTGCGTATGGTATGACGAAAGAACTTGGAAGAGGGGATTCGGTGACAAAGCTTCACTGCGATATGTCAGATGCGGTATGGTTTCAACAGGACGTTTAGTTCCTTCATGTGTCTTTTTCACTTTATTTTCATATCATTACCACCCCTTTGATTTATGTATTCTCTAGATCTAGTTATCACGCGGTCTGTCCGTGCTGGCTTGTGGAATAGCACTGCTTAATACTTCAAAATCACAATTTGGAGGATATTCCTTCAGATTACTTCCAAAATCTGGAACCTCGTTGACAAGGACCTTGGCAAGGTGTCTGAAAAGTATTAAGTAGCTGTTTAAAAATGGGAACGCAAACTGACATTTAATCCAAAATATAGCAACTTATTCAGCCAATCTTCTGCCTTATGTTGTCTAGTGAGACTCATTAACCTCATGGCTACTCTATAATAAGTTTGATATGAGAATGACCTACAGTACATGCTGATCCATATCCTACAATCCAGTTTTATGTTTAATCTCACATTATTAGGAGCCTTCTCACTTCTCCCAGTTCTGGATTGTGTTAATGCATTACCTGCTATTAATTCCCTTTGTAACTTTTTCCATGCTTATTTTATGACAAGCTGATGTTTTTGAAATTCGAATCGCCCAGATAAATATTTTGACACACACAGCAGAGATGGCTGTAAGTGATGAGCAGCAGTCTGCAATTGAGAGTTTGAAACAGAAGCATAGAGCTCAAGATGAAAGAGAGTGCCTCGAGCATGATGGCAACGAATATCCTATGAAGATATCTAGTGGGATCAGAAGGGAGGAGAAAACACCTGAAACGACTGGAGGTGCCTTGTGGGATATCTTCAGAAGGGAAGACGTACCCAAGTTGAAGGAGTATCTTTTAAAGCATGCAAAGGAATTTAGGCACACTTACTGTTGTCCTGTGGATCAGGTTTTTCACCCGATCCACGATCAAACCTTCTACTTAACTTTGGAGCACAAGAGAAAACTAAAGGAAGAATTTGGTTAGTCATTACCTTGCTCTTTATCTTTGCTCGAGAATCAGAGAAAACATGTTCGTAAATAAACATgtcaatttt contains:
- the LOC104247108 gene encoding lysine-specific demethylase JMJ26-like, whose product is MATLIAKQRPLSSQNAPRMRNPSKVFRKRNFILNNDEEKHGKDNAASLLNVTEFPNKKPKLCSDTVVPRGRRTMAEQVGVVIRKGVPEDARLSGGLGERIKTAQKPKKNMITSHQRTKTIATGKESDDSRSRMHHRSAKKKEPSFISWDDFISDDEEEEECKEEEDEERCSGPLTKSQMPLDEEYCPGPLTRSQMPLDEALNSLRNSEKFWRTSKQEKVLKNGPMRNKRNDKVKDEPLECRDRLKLSTSTKSILLSGNPQRKGMPDKVNLEQSLGTSSKKMAQKGDNTMNKVECGTEEKWGACKKKPSLSKVGKKMPGTQEIEGSRNKRVPAKLNGEKCLGTSSKKKIPKTMDKVDESEDKWDVCKEKPSLSKDGKKTLENHEKDAENKRISVRRVAASFKRYGHDYYVGEWEDDTEGYEVLPISNGHHIPSNTRSQRIDVSHDLKPNNSPKDIIKNSEKLSACSSSPSSSSSSGSTISRSGIDRSTNMKVNFQPPKCHQCRRSDRRTVVPCMKCKEKLYCIQCIREWYPELEEEEVSEVCPYCRGKCNCNLCLHSSGTLKTSRRDLTDREKIEHLHYLIIELLPFLKEIHQEQIQEIEMESSIRGVSSSSVEIKQSLYQNDERVYCNNCSTSIIDLHRSCPNCSYELCLSCCQELREGRFPGNSDEAVFQYLDRGYDYMHGGDLLHENFHNMKISQDQKKPITWIANYDGNIMCAPVEMGGCGNCILDLKHLLPKNWISTLQAKAERILIQCNFAQIISQPICTTDDPELLHKAASRVGSDDNCLYSPTAKDTMKDDALLHFRRHWAKGEPVIVRDVLEHTSGLSWEPMVMWRALCESTDSKILTSMSEVKAIDCLAGCQVEINTRKFFKGYTEGRTYKNLWPEMLKLKDWPPSDKFEDLLPRHCDEFISALPFQEYTDPRIGILNLAVKLPTGVLKPDLGPKTYIAYGMTKELGRGDSVTKLHCDMSDAINILTHTAEMAVSDEQQSAIESLKQKHRAQDERECLEHDGNEYPMKISSGIRREEKTPETTGGALWDIFRREDVPKLKEYLLKHAKEFRHTYCCPVDQVFHPIHDQTFYLTLEHKRKLKEEFGIEPWTFEQRLGEAVFIPAGCPHQVRNLKSCTKVAADFVSPENIQECLRLTAEFRKLPRGHKVREDKLEIKKMIIHAINQVVTDLEQLTYIV